One genomic region from Leifsonia poae encodes:
- the sdhC gene encoding succinate dehydrogenase, cytochrome b556 subunit, which translates to MPDQAAGTLQPTKHRPGGTLYRGREGMWSWVLHRITGVAIFFFLLVHILDTSLIRVSPEAYNAVIGTYKNPIMGLGEIALVGAITFHAFNGLRIILIDFWSKGVKYQKVMFWIVIAIWVVLMAGFVPVQLIHVFGEAS; encoded by the coding sequence GTGCCAGATCAAGCGGCAGGAACCCTGCAGCCGACCAAGCACCGGCCCGGCGGCACACTGTACCGGGGTCGAGAAGGAATGTGGTCATGGGTGCTGCACCGCATCACCGGCGTCGCCATCTTCTTCTTCCTTCTCGTGCACATCCTCGACACCTCGCTCATCCGAGTCAGCCCTGAGGCCTACAACGCGGTGATCGGCACCTACAAGAACCCGATCATGGGGCTCGGCGAGATCGCCCTCGTCGGTGCGATCACCTTCCACGCGTTCAACGGGCTGCGCATCATCCTCATCGACTTCTGGAGCAAGGGCGTCAAATATCAGAAGGTCATGTTCTGGATCGTCATCGCGATCTGGGTCGTTCTGATGGCCGGATTCGTACCCGTGCAACTCATCCACGTCTTCGGGGAGGCCAGCTGA
- the sdhA gene encoding succinate dehydrogenase flavoprotein subunit, whose product MTTEPSESTVIDGVHYHEFDIVIVGAGGAGMRAAIEAGPHAKTAVISKLYPTRSHTGAAQGGMAAALANVEEDNWEWHTFDTVKGGDYLVDQDAAEILAKEAIDAVIDLENMGLPFNRTPEGKIDQRRFGGHTRDHGKAPVRRACYAADRTGHMILQTLFQNCVKLGINFFNEYYVLDVIMNEVDGVDQPAGVVAYELATGELHVFHSKAIIFATGGFGKIFKTTSNAHTLTGDGVGIIWRKKLPLEDMEFFQFHPTGLAGLGILLTEGARGEGAILRNASGERFMERYAPTIKDLAPRDIVARCMVQEVAEGRGAGPHKDYVLLDCTHLGAEVLETKLPDITEFARTYLGVDPVVEPVPVMPTAHYAMGGIPTNVAAEVLRDNDTVVPGLYAAGECACVSVHGSNRLGTNSLLDINVFGKRAGNNAVEYVKTATAVPLPEDPAAFVRGLIADLRSGTGTERIAAIRKELQDEMDKNAQVFRTDESLAEVTQTIHGLRERYKNIVVQDKGKRFNTDLLEAVELGFLLDLAEVVVYSARNRKESRGGHMRDDFPKRDDENYMKHTMAYLSGDPHSSDAADHIRLDWKPVVVTRYQPMERKY is encoded by the coding sequence GTGACAACTGAACCTTCTGAATCCACCGTCATCGACGGCGTCCACTACCACGAGTTCGACATCGTCATCGTCGGCGCCGGCGGCGCCGGCATGCGCGCGGCGATCGAGGCCGGCCCCCACGCGAAGACGGCGGTGATCTCCAAGCTCTACCCCACCCGCTCCCACACCGGCGCGGCGCAGGGCGGCATGGCCGCCGCGCTCGCCAATGTGGAGGAGGACAACTGGGAGTGGCACACCTTCGACACGGTCAAGGGCGGCGACTACCTGGTCGACCAGGATGCGGCGGAGATCCTCGCGAAAGAGGCCATCGACGCGGTCATCGACCTGGAGAACATGGGTCTGCCGTTCAACCGCACGCCCGAGGGCAAGATCGATCAGCGCCGCTTCGGCGGCCACACGCGCGACCACGGTAAAGCCCCGGTGCGCCGGGCCTGCTACGCGGCCGACCGCACCGGCCACATGATCCTGCAGACCCTGTTCCAGAACTGCGTGAAGCTCGGCATCAACTTCTTCAACGAGTACTACGTGCTCGACGTGATCATGAACGAGGTCGACGGCGTCGACCAGCCCGCCGGCGTCGTCGCCTACGAGCTGGCCACCGGCGAACTGCACGTGTTCCACTCGAAGGCGATCATCTTCGCCACCGGCGGTTTCGGCAAGATCTTCAAGACGACCTCGAACGCGCACACCCTCACCGGTGACGGTGTCGGCATCATCTGGCGCAAGAAGCTCCCGCTGGAAGACATGGAGTTCTTCCAGTTCCACCCGACCGGCCTGGCCGGACTCGGCATCCTCCTCACGGAGGGCGCCCGCGGCGAGGGTGCGATCCTGCGCAACGCCAGCGGTGAGCGGTTCATGGAACGCTACGCGCCCACCATCAAAGACCTCGCGCCCCGCGACATCGTCGCCCGCTGCATGGTCCAGGAGGTCGCGGAGGGGCGTGGCGCCGGCCCGCACAAGGACTATGTGCTGCTCGACTGCACGCACCTGGGCGCGGAGGTGCTGGAGACCAAACTGCCCGACATCACCGAGTTCGCGCGTACCTACCTCGGTGTCGACCCGGTCGTCGAACCGGTGCCCGTCATGCCGACAGCGCACTACGCGATGGGCGGCATCCCCACCAACGTCGCCGCCGAAGTGCTGCGCGACAACGACACCGTCGTTCCCGGCCTCTACGCCGCCGGCGAGTGCGCCTGCGTCTCGGTGCACGGCTCCAACCGCCTGGGCACCAACTCGCTCCTCGACATCAATGTGTTCGGCAAGCGCGCCGGAAACAACGCGGTCGAGTATGTGAAGACCGCGACTGCTGTTCCGCTTCCGGAAGACCCGGCCGCGTTCGTGCGCGGGCTGATCGCCGATCTCCGCAGCGGCACCGGAACCGAGCGGATCGCGGCGATCCGCAAAGAGCTGCAAGACGAGATGGACAAGAACGCCCAGGTGTTCCGAACCGACGAGTCCCTCGCCGAAGTCACACAGACCATCCACGGCCTCCGCGAGCGCTACAAGAACATCGTCGTGCAAGACAAGGGCAAGCGGTTCAACACCGACCTGCTCGAAGCCGTCGAGCTCGGCTTCCTCCTCGACCTCGCCGAGGTCGTCGTCTACTCGGCCCGCAACCGCAAGGAGAGCCGCGGCGGCCACATGCGCGACGACTTCCCCAAGCGCGACGACGAGAACTACATGAAGCACACCATGGCCTACCTCTCGGGCGACCCGCACTCGTCCGACGCGGCCGACCACATTCGTCTCGACTGGAAACCGGTCGTCGTGACCCGCTACCAGCCGATGGAGAGGAAGTACTGA
- a CDS encoding succinate dehydrogenase hydrophobic membrane anchor subunit, whose amino-acid sequence MTTIDAPRTPARPARRKGTNWEKWGWIYMRASGVLLIILIFGHLFVNLVMGQGVKQIDFAFIGGKYATPFWQIWDLLMLWLALIHGGNGMRTLVNDYSYNRVVNRILKGAILVAVVVLVVLGTLVIFTFEPCPAGAPADLLPSFCPVK is encoded by the coding sequence ATGACCACCATCGACGCTCCCCGCACCCCCGCCCGCCCCGCCCGCCGCAAAGGCACCAACTGGGAGAAATGGGGCTGGATCTACATGCGCGCCTCCGGCGTGCTGCTGATCATCCTCATCTTCGGCCACCTGTTCGTGAACCTGGTGATGGGCCAGGGCGTCAAACAGATCGACTTCGCCTTCATCGGCGGCAAGTACGCCACGCCGTTCTGGCAGATCTGGGATCTGCTCATGCTCTGGCTCGCTCTCATCCACGGCGGCAACGGGATGCGCACCCTCGTCAACGACTACTCGTACAACCGGGTGGTCAACCGCATCCTCAAGGGCGCCATCCTCGTTGCGGTCGTCGTGCTGGTCGTGCTCGGCACGCTCGTGATCTTCACCTTCGAACCGTGCCCCGCAGGCGCCCCGGCAGACCTTCTGCCGTCGTTCTGCCCGGTCAAGTAG
- a CDS encoding alpha/beta hydrolase, which translates to MFDALLRTEIVGGPVFVSVVGLAVAGAAFLLLRRPTRVWIATVAVAIGVGLASAVAAWFVTVRMLNLFGRSLGLGNYLLAAATLCAICLAIVSLRRSRWWRKAIAVLCIPVFVVAGAVAINANDGRSRTIGDLLALPTTQPIRLAAGTTGFPAPGADLWRTWKPPADMLQTGEVHMQEIPHPVSGFPSRPAGIYLPPAALVANPPPLPLVVMMLGQPGSPTPAFAARVLDPFARTHRGLAPIVIVADQLGDPYHDPLCLDTPEYGNAETFLTNDLPAWAQKHLHIIRDHRYWTVAGYSNGGECGLSLIVRHPGLFGNLIDVSGEEYGGSDNPAIALQNVFHGDQAAYDRTKPATYLARNQYPGVNAVFTAGSDDPVYWAAAQTIAHDANDAGMSVELHAVANGKHDQAAFVSGMDAGFDVLFPVLGLAPPATP; encoded by the coding sequence GTGTTCGACGCACTCCTGCGCACAGAGATCGTCGGCGGTCCGGTGTTCGTGTCAGTGGTGGGGCTCGCCGTCGCTGGAGCGGCGTTCCTCCTCCTGAGGCGGCCGACCCGGGTGTGGATCGCGACCGTGGCCGTCGCCATCGGTGTCGGGCTGGCTTCCGCCGTCGCCGCCTGGTTCGTGACGGTCCGGATGCTCAACCTCTTCGGCAGATCGCTCGGCCTCGGGAACTATCTGCTCGCCGCGGCGACGCTCTGTGCGATCTGCCTCGCGATCGTGAGCCTGCGGCGGTCCCGCTGGTGGCGCAAAGCGATCGCCGTGCTGTGCATCCCCGTGTTCGTGGTCGCCGGTGCGGTCGCCATCAACGCGAACGACGGCCGGAGCCGGACGATCGGCGATCTTCTGGCGCTCCCGACAACCCAGCCGATCCGGTTGGCGGCGGGGACGACCGGCTTCCCGGCCCCGGGCGCCGACCTCTGGCGAACGTGGAAGCCGCCGGCGGACATGCTGCAGACCGGCGAGGTGCACATGCAGGAGATCCCGCACCCCGTGTCCGGTTTCCCTTCGCGGCCGGCGGGGATCTACCTTCCGCCCGCCGCGCTGGTGGCGAATCCTCCGCCGTTGCCGCTCGTGGTGATGATGCTCGGCCAACCGGGGAGCCCGACGCCCGCGTTCGCGGCCCGGGTGCTCGACCCTTTTGCGCGCACCCACCGCGGACTGGCCCCGATCGTGATCGTCGCCGATCAGCTCGGCGACCCCTATCACGACCCGCTCTGCCTGGACACGCCCGAGTATGGGAACGCGGAGACCTTCCTCACGAACGATCTCCCGGCCTGGGCGCAGAAGCACCTCCACATCATCAGGGACCACCGATACTGGACGGTCGCCGGATACTCCAACGGCGGCGAATGCGGGCTCTCGCTCATCGTGAGGCATCCCGGTCTGTTCGGGAATCTCATCGATGTCTCCGGCGAGGAATACGGGGGCTCGGACAATCCGGCCATCGCGCTGCAGAATGTCTTCCACGGCGACCAGGCCGCCTACGACCGCACCAAGCCTGCGACGTACCTGGCCCGCAACCAGTACCCCGGGGTGAATGCCGTCTTCACGGCAGGGTCGGACGATCCGGTCTATTGGGCGGCCGCCCAGACGATCGCCCACGACGCGAACGACGCGGGGATGTCCGTCGAGCTCCACGCGGTCGCGAACGGAAAGCACGATCAGGCGGCCTTCGTCTCCGGCATGGACGCGGGGTTCGATGTGCTCTTCCCGGTTCTCGGGCTCGCCCCGCCCGCGACGCCGTGA
- a CDS encoding succinate dehydrogenase iron-sulfur subunit, which produces MSNAVLETPPAAEAPIQPFTVTLIIRRFDPDVDSEPRWQDFDVEMFPTDRILDALHKIKWEQDGSLTFRRSCAHGVCGSDAMRINGRNRLACKTLIKDLDISKPIYVEAIKGLPLEKDLIVDMEPFFASFREVQPFLVANSTPPKDKERIQSVADRARFDDTTKCILCAACTSSCPVFWTDGQYFGPAAIVNAHRFIFDSRDDNSQVRLDILNDKEGVWRCRTTFNCTDACPRGIQVTQAIAEVKQAIMRGKR; this is translated from the coding sequence ATGTCGAACGCCGTGCTCGAGACTCCCCCGGCCGCCGAGGCGCCAATCCAGCCGTTCACCGTCACCCTGATCATCCGCCGATTCGACCCGGATGTGGACAGCGAGCCGCGCTGGCAGGACTTCGACGTCGAGATGTTCCCGACCGACCGCATCCTCGACGCCCTGCACAAGATCAAGTGGGAGCAAGACGGCTCACTCACCTTCCGCCGGTCGTGCGCCCACGGCGTCTGCGGCTCGGATGCGATGCGCATCAACGGCCGCAACCGCCTGGCCTGCAAGACGCTGATCAAAGACCTCGACATCTCGAAGCCCATCTACGTGGAGGCCATCAAGGGCTTGCCGCTGGAGAAGGACCTCATCGTCGACATGGAGCCGTTCTTCGCCTCCTTCCGCGAAGTGCAGCCGTTCCTCGTCGCCAACTCGACGCCGCCGAAAGACAAAGAGCGCATCCAGTCGGTCGCCGACCGCGCCCGCTTCGACGACACGACGAAGTGCATCCTCTGCGCCGCCTGCACATCGTCCTGCCCGGTGTTCTGGACCGACGGCCAGTACTTCGGCCCGGCGGCGATCGTGAACGCTCACCGCTTCATCTTCGATTCGCGCGACGACAACTCGCAGGTGCGCCTCGACATCCTCAACGACAAAGAGGGCGTCTGGCGCTGCCGCACCACGTTCAACTGCACCGACGCCTGCCCCCGCGGCATCCAGGTGACACAGGCCATCGCCGAGGTCAAGCAGGCCATCATGCGCGGAAAGCGCTGA
- a CDS encoding alpha/beta hydrolase: MMMMLGQPGNPTPAFAAQILDAFAAKHHGLAPIVVVADQLGDPMRDPLCLDTTEFGKAQTFLIKDVVNWADSHLNITHDHRFWTAAGYSNGGQCALSFGVKFPRLFANIIDVSGEEFPGSEDAPTVLHNTFHGDQLAYDAVKPLTYMTRNQYPNTTAIFTAGSNDLVYLATAKKMSAAARACGMNVDFHAVPNGGHGELAAAGGMNEGFRVLYPILGLAAPS; encoded by the coding sequence GTGATGATGATGCTCGGCCAGCCGGGCAACCCCACCCCCGCTTTCGCGGCGCAGATCCTCGACGCTTTCGCGGCCAAACACCACGGCCTCGCGCCGATCGTCGTCGTGGCCGACCAGTTGGGCGACCCGATGCGGGATCCGCTCTGTCTCGACACGACCGAGTTCGGCAAGGCCCAGACCTTCCTCATCAAGGACGTCGTCAATTGGGCGGACTCCCACCTCAACATCACCCACGACCACCGCTTCTGGACAGCGGCGGGCTATTCCAACGGCGGCCAGTGCGCTCTGTCGTTCGGAGTCAAATTCCCGAGGCTCTTCGCGAACATCATCGACGTCTCGGGCGAGGAGTTCCCGGGCTCCGAAGATGCGCCGACCGTGCTCCACAACACCTTCCACGGAGACCAGCTGGCGTACGACGCGGTGAAGCCGCTGACGTACATGACGCGCAACCAGTATCCGAACACCACTGCGATCTTCACGGCGGGGTCGAACGACCTCGTCTATCTGGCGACCGCGAAGAAGATGAGCGCGGCGGCCCGCGCCTGCGGCATGAACGTCGACTTCCACGCCGTGCCGAACGGCGGGCACGGCGAGCTGGCTGCGGCCGGCGGGATGAACGAGGGCTTCCGCGTGCTCTACCCGATTCTGGGTCTCGCCGCCCCGAGCTGA